The following coding sequences lie in one Arachis stenosperma cultivar V10309 chromosome 5, arast.V10309.gnm1.PFL2, whole genome shotgun sequence genomic window:
- the LOC130981892 gene encoding uncharacterized protein LOC130981892 — MVLWEITLGTAYFLGLKRTYRLALRIQRKLISPKHPKVRDFLHRRTRAVFDVVVKVHKNIQDRDIEAGRNLGNTILRWLDRMKPSAGIRGPPSGSLPSGSSSEKLTKNSTGASNNKPTGYFGSFKKDSDRHLFTSLRQRPFPTISRMTRPPNPAGISVHGRNLSIYAPEISRSNYRMNESGGVFRKDIMQWMLQN, encoded by the exons ATGGTGCTGTGGGAGATAACACTTGGAACTGCGTATTTTCTGGGTCTGAAACGAACTTACAGGCTTGCCCTCAGGATTCAGCGCAAGCTCATTAGCCCTAAGCACCCTAAGGTCCGCGATTTCCTTCACAG GCGGACCCGTGCTGTATTTGACGTAGTAGTCAAAGTTCATAAAAACATTCAAGATAGAGACATAGAAGCAGGACGGAATCTTGGAAACACAATTTTGCGATGGCTAGATCGGATGAAACCATCAGCTGGGATTCGAGGTCCTCCTTCTGGATCACTTCCCAGTGGCAGCTCAAGTGAAAAACTGACGAAGAATTCAACTGGAGCTTCCAACAACAAGCCTACTGGTTATTTTGGATCCTTCAAGAAGGACTCTGATAGGCATCTCTTTACCTCGTTGAGGCAAAGACCTTTTCCTACCATTTCAAGGATGACTCGACCACCGAATCCTGCCGGGATTAGTGTCCATGGCAGGAACCTCAGCATCTATGCTCCTGAAATCTCTAGATCAAATTATAGAATGAATGAGTCAGGAGGTGTATTTAGGAAGGACATCATGCAATGGATGCTGCAAAACTAG
- the LOC130981891 gene encoding plastoglobulin-1, chloroplastic, producing MAQLSSFTCTPRVPSTTSQNPNSLFPFSLSPLRFPFPLSPRSQTFPSIRLAASSPAGGGSGDVDKASANISDEWGEDYEPEPEAAFTKLPDSDPPRDEDEWEEGGRDGDGGYVDGGNGTPAATPKDVSAEEEGKLEGLKRALVDSVYGTQFGFRAGSEVRAEVSELVTQLEAANPTPNPVEEPALLDGTWVLLYTASSELLPLLAVGSLPLLKVDKISQTIDTGSLTIINSTTLSSPFTTLSFSASASFEVRTPTRIQVTFKEGSFNPPEIKSRPELPEDVDIFGQRISLSPLQQSLGPLQDAVANISRAISGQPPLKVPIPGERTSSWLITTYLDKDFRISRGDGGLFVLAKEGSPLLD from the exons ATGGCTCAACTCTCCTCTTTCACGTGCACCCCACGCGTCCCTTCCACCACCTCGCAAAACCCTAATTCCCTCTTTCcgttttctctttctccccttcGCTTCCCATTCCCTCTCTCTCCTCGCTCTCAAACCTTCCCTTCTATCCGCCTCGCCGCCTCCTCCCCTGCCGGAGGTGGCTCCGGCGACGTTGACAAGGCCTCCGCCAATATCTCCGATGAATGGGGTGAGGATTACGAGCCCGAGCCCGAAGCGGCGTTCACCAAGCTTCCCGATTCTGACCCTCCCAGGGACGAAGATGAGTGGGAGGAAGGAGGACGTGATGGCGACGGCGGTTACGTCGACGGCGGAAACGGAACTCCGGCTGCCACGCCTAAGGATGTTTCGGCGGAGGAGGAGGGGAAGCTGGAGGGTCTGAAGCGGGCTCTAGTGGACAGTGTTTATGGAACTCAGTTCGGGTTTCGGGCAGGGTCGGAGGTCCGGGCCGAGGTATCCGAGTTGGTGACTCAGTTGGAAGCGGCAAACCCGACACCTAACCCGGTTGAGGAACCCGCGCTTCTCGATGGAACTTGGGTGTTGCT GTACACTGCATCTTCGGAACTTTTACCTCTTCTAGCAGTTGGATCGTTACCTTTGTTGAAGGTGGACAAGATTTCACAAACAATCGATACTGGTAGCTTGACCATTATAAACTCCACCACATTATCTAGTCCTTTTACCACTTTGTCTTTCAGTGCATCTGCCTCATTTGAAGTTCGAACCCCTACAAGAATACAG GTTACATTTAAAGAAGGTTCATTCAATCCTCCAGAGATAAAGTCTCGACCTGAACTGCCAGAAGATGTAGACATTTTTGGCCAAAGGATCAGCCTTTCACCTCTGCAACAATCTCTTGGTCCTCTGCAAGATGCAGTGGCAAATATTTCACGCGCCATATCCGGTCAGCCACCTCTCAAGGTTCCCATTCCTGGTGAGAGGACTAGTTCATGGCTTATTACTACATATCTTGATAAGGACTTCAGAATATCAAGGGGAGATGGGGGTCTTTTTGTCCTTGCCAAAGAAGGGAGTCCCCTTCTTGATTAG